CGGTGATGTGCGGGCAAAACGGATGCACGAGCTGCACCAGCGTCTGGGCGCACTTGCGCATGAGCGCCTTGTCGGCCTCGGGGCTGCTTTCATCGACCTTGAACTTGTAGAGCGCGTTCTGAAGCTCGGTCATGCGCGCAATGGCCGTGTTGAAGGCAAAGCGCGGCGGGGTGAGGTCCTCGGTCACGGCCTTGATCGTCTTGTGGAGCCAGCGACGGATCTCGGCGCCCTCGCCCGCTTCCTGGCTTTCACCGGGCGCAACGCCGGCAAGCCAGGGGCGATCCCCGATCAGGCGCCACAGGCGACCCAGGAAGCGTGAGGCCCCCTCCACCGCCGTATCGTCCCAGAGCAGGTCGTGCTCGGGGGGCGCGGCGAACAGGCAGAACAGCCGAGCGGTATCGGCACCATATTTCTCCACGAGCTCGTCGGGGTCGACGCCGTTCTTCTTCGACTTGCTCATCTTGACCATCGGGCCCTTGCTCACGGGCTTGCCATCGCTCTTTGCAACGGGGCCATTGGGGCCTTCCTCGACGTCTTCGAGCGGGAAGTACTTCAGGTCCGAACCCTCGCCGCGGTAGTAGAACTCCTTGCAGACCATGCCCTGGGTCAGCAGCGCATCGAAGGGCTCATCGAGGTCACCCGGCAGAATATCGAGGTCGCGCAGGACCTTGGTGAAAAAGCGCGCGTAAAGCAGGTGGAGCACGGCGTGTTCGACGCCGCCCACGTATTGATCGACGGGCATCCAGCGCCTGGCCATCTCCGGATCAACCAGGTGCTCGGTGCTCCTGGGGGAGAGATAGCGCAGGAAATACCACGAGCTCTCCACGAAGGTGTCCATCGTGTCGGTGTCGCGCTGGGCAAGGCCCACCCCGGGAATCTCCACCTTGCCAAAGTCGGGATGACCCACCAGCGGCGAGCCGCCCTCGGCCTTGATCTCCACGTCCTGGGGCAGCAACACGGGAAGCTGGTCGGCCGGCACGGGATGAATCTTGCCCGCGTCGTCGTAGACCATGGGAATGGGCGTGCCCCAGTAGCGCTGGCGGGAAATCAGCCAGTCGCGCAGGCGGTAGGTGATTGCCCCCTCGCCCTTTTTCTCGCTTTCGAGAAAGGCGGTGATTTTCTTCTTGGCCTCTTCGTTGTCCAGGCCGTCGAACTGGCCCGACGCAACGAGCTTGCCGGGCCCCTCGTGGGCCCCCTCCATCGTCGCCGGATCGAGGCTCTCGCCCTCGGGCTGGATCACGACGACGATGCGCTGGTCGTATTTCTTCGCAAATTCAAAATCGCGCTGGTCGTGGGAGGGAACCGCCATGACCGCGCCGGTGCCGTATCCCATGAGCACGAAGTTGGCGACCCATACCGGCACCTGCCAGCCCGTGACCGGGTTCACGCAGTAGGCGCCGGTAAAGACGCCTTCCTTCTCGAAGTCCTCGTCGGGGCCGCGGCGGCCATGGGCCTTTTCCTTCTCGATGAAGGCGGCAACCTCGGCCTCGCGCCCGCCCTGCCGGGCGAGCTGCAGGGCCAGCGGATGCTCAGCAGCGATGCTCATGAAGGTCGCGCCAAAGAGCGTGTCCGGGCGCGTGGTGAAGACGCGGATCGACTTCGTGCCGTCCTCTGCCGGCTTTTCGAGCTCGAAGTCGGTGTGGGCGCCGTGGCTCTTGCCGATCCAGTTGCGCTGCATGGTGAGCACGCGATCGGGCCACTTGCCCTGGAGTTTTTCCAGATCGGCGAGCAATTCCTCGGCGTAGTCGGTGATCTTGAGGAACCACTGCTCGATGTCGCGGGCCTGCACCGTAGTCCCGCAGCGCCAGCAGCCGCCCTCGACCACTTGCTCGTTGGCCAGCACGGTCTGGTCGTTGGGGCACCAGTTCACGGTGGCCTTTTTCTTGTAGGCCAGCCCGCGCTCGAACAGGCGCGTGAATACAAGCTGCTCCCAGCGGTAGTAGTCGGCATCGCAGGTCGCCAGCTCGCGGTCCCAGTCGAAGGAGAAGCCCAGCCGCTGAAGCTGGACCTTCATGTGCTCGATATTCTGATACGTCCACTTGGCCGGGTGCTGGCCGCCATCGATGGCCGCGTTTTCGGCCGGCATGCCGAAGGCGTCCCAACCGATCGGGTGCATCACGTCGTAGCCGCGCATCCAGTGGTAGCGCGCAATCACGTCACCGATGGAGTAGTTGCGCATGTGGCCCATGTGCAGCCGGCCCGAGGGATAGGGGAACATTTCGAGCTGGTAGAACTTCTGCTTTTCCGGGCGACGCCCGGCGCGATGGACGCCCTGCTCTTCCCAGCGTTTTTGCCACAATGGTTCGAGTGTTTGAGGATCGTAACTTTCCACGAAGGTTTCTCCGATTGATGGTGCGCTCGGCCCCTCTCCGCGCCTCTGGTGCGGGGAAAAGTCGCTCAGCAGCGGGCGAAACTAACCGACCCCCCGGGCCGCTGCAAGGCTTGGCCGCGGGGCCTTTTGAGGGTCCGGTTGCTTTTGAGGCCGCTTTTCTTTGCATTTGGTCGAGCCACTGAAATATAAGGGGGCCACCAAATCGGCACAGGAGTGCGCCCATGTATGTCCCCACACGCTGTTTCTTGACCAAAGGTGTTGGTCGCCACCGTGAGAAGCTCTCGAGCTTCGAGATGGCCCTCCGCCACGCCGGCATCGCCGAATACAACCTCGTCAGCGTTTCGAGCATCTACCCGGCCAACTGCAAGGTGATCTCGCGCGCCCAGGGCAAGAAGCTGATGACCCCCGGCCAGATCGTCCACGTCGTGATGTCCCGCCAGGAGACCAACGAGCCCAACCGCCTGGTGGCGGCTTCGGTTGGCATGGCCATGCCCAAGGACACGAAGATGTACGGTTATCTCTCCGAACATCATTCCTACGGCGAAAAAGAGCGCAAGGCCGGCGACTATGCCGAGGATCTGGCCGCCGAGATGCTGGCGACGGTTCTGGGCGTGGAATTCAACGCCGACCAGAGCTGGGACGAAAAACGCGAGGTCTGGAAGATCTCCGACAAGATCGTCCGCACCCGCAACATCACCCAGTCGGCCGTGGGCCATGCCCAGGGCATGTGGACCACCGTGGTCGCCGCCTGCGTGCTGCTCC
The Chrysiogenia bacterium genome window above contains:
- a CDS encoding leucine--tRNA ligase, translated to MESYDPQTLEPLWQKRWEEQGVHRAGRRPEKQKFYQLEMFPYPSGRLHMGHMRNYSIGDVIARYHWMRGYDVMHPIGWDAFGMPAENAAIDGGQHPAKWTYQNIEHMKVQLQRLGFSFDWDRELATCDADYYRWEQLVFTRLFERGLAYKKKATVNWCPNDQTVLANEQVVEGGCWRCGTTVQARDIEQWFLKITDYAEELLADLEKLQGKWPDRVLTMQRNWIGKSHGAHTDFELEKPAEDGTKSIRVFTTRPDTLFGATFMSIAAEHPLALQLARQGGREAEVAAFIEKEKAHGRRGPDEDFEKEGVFTGAYCVNPVTGWQVPVWVANFVLMGYGTGAVMAVPSHDQRDFEFAKKYDQRIVVVIQPEGESLDPATMEGAHEGPGKLVASGQFDGLDNEEAKKKITAFLESEKKGEGAITYRLRDWLISRQRYWGTPIPMVYDDAGKIHPVPADQLPVLLPQDVEIKAEGGSPLVGHPDFGKVEIPGVGLAQRDTDTMDTFVESSWYFLRYLSPRSTEHLVDPEMARRWMPVDQYVGGVEHAVLHLLYARFFTKVLRDLDILPGDLDEPFDALLTQGMVCKEFYYRGEGSDLKYFPLEDVEEGPNGPVAKSDGKPVSKGPMVKMSKSKKNGVDPDELVEKYGADTARLFCLFAAPPEHDLLWDDTAVEGASRFLGRLWRLIGDRPWLAGVAPGESQEAGEGAEIRRWLHKTIKAVTEDLTPPRFAFNTAIARMTELQNALYKFKVDESSPEADKALMRKCAQTLVQLVHPFCPHITEELWNKLGGEGLLLDSEWPVFDEQWTVDDTVTIAVQIKGKVRAKIEIAADASQDEVREKALAEPNVQKHIEGQEIRKFIYVPGKIVNIVV
- a CDS encoding arginine decarboxylase, pyruvoyl-dependent; this encodes MYVPTRCFLTKGVGRHREKLSSFEMALRHAGIAEYNLVSVSSIYPANCKVISRAQGKKLMTPGQIVHVVMSRQETNEPNRLVAASVGMAMPKDTKMYGYLSEHHSYGEKERKAGDYAEDLAAEMLATVLGVEFNADQSWDEKREVWKISDKIVRTRNITQSAVGHAQGMWTTVVAACVLLP